One Glycocaulis abyssi DNA window includes the following coding sequences:
- a CDS encoding DUF58 domain-containing protein: MTIRHTKALRRAAEQAAAPFPALLAEAERIAASVALGTHGRRTPGHGETFWEYRRHRTEDGAQAVDWRRSARGQHLFVRETEWEAANAVYLWRDGSPGMALGSKNLPLKKDRAAVCLMALASLLSRGGERIAALGETGRARAGRTGLDITARALAEGPGAAKSVEQADIVRHARIVLASDFLDPPETWGARLARLNASGASGILLRIVDPAEEDFPFAGRTRFAEPSGHSAPLVLGRAEDARENYRRVWAEHGGAITAMARKAGWTLLTHRTDRPAGTAVLALHQALAPRAMERA; this comes from the coding sequence ATGACCATCCGGCATACGAAAGCCCTGCGCCGGGCCGCCGAACAGGCCGCAGCGCCCTTCCCGGCCCTGCTGGCCGAGGCCGAACGCATTGCGGCCAGCGTGGCGCTTGGCACCCATGGCCGCCGCACGCCGGGCCATGGCGAGACTTTCTGGGAATATCGCCGCCACCGCACCGAAGACGGCGCGCAGGCTGTGGACTGGCGGCGCTCGGCACGCGGTCAGCACCTGTTTGTGCGTGAAACCGAATGGGAAGCGGCCAACGCGGTCTATCTGTGGCGCGATGGATCACCCGGCATGGCGCTGGGCTCGAAAAACCTGCCCCTGAAAAAAGACCGCGCTGCCGTCTGCCTGATGGCGCTGGCGTCCTTGCTGAGCCGGGGTGGAGAGCGCATCGCGGCGCTGGGTGAGACCGGGCGCGCCCGCGCCGGGCGCACCGGGCTGGACATCACCGCGCGCGCGCTGGCCGAAGGGCCGGGAGCGGCCAAGTCTGTCGAGCAGGCTGACATTGTACGCCATGCGCGCATCGTGCTGGCCAGCGATTTTCTGGACCCTCCCGAAACCTGGGGCGCACGCCTTGCCCGGCTGAATGCCAGCGGGGCAAGCGGGATATTGCTGCGTATCGTCGACCCGGCAGAGGAAGACTTCCCCTTTGCCGGCCGCACACGCTTTGCCGAGCCATCCGGGCATTCAGCGCCGCTTGTGCTGGGCCGCGCCGAAGATGCCCGCGAGAATTACCGGCGCGTCTGGGCCGAACACGGTGGCGCGATTACAGCCATGGCCCGCAAGGCAGGCTGGACGCTTCTCACCCACCGGACCGACCGGCCCGCAGGCACAGCCGTTCTGGCCCTTCATCAGGCACTCGCGCCGCGTGCGATGGAGCGCGCCTGA
- a CDS encoding AAA family ATPase, whose amino-acid sequence MTTPKEDVTQLAARADAATARLTEVRASIARSIFGLEDVVEQALCVLLSGGHGLLVGAPGLAKTRLVHTLAIVTGLDDKRVQFTPDLMPADILGSEVLEEDAGGKRSFRFIPGPVFTRLLMADEINRASPRTQAALLQAMQEGFVTVAGVRHDLPKPFHVLATQNPIEQEGTYPLPEAQLDRFAMQIDVPYPDREAERAILIATTGTAEDSALPVLNAQELTELQALVRAMPVGEQTLSAILDLLARARPDGSADAEVADAVAWGPGPRAGQALMLAVRARALVQGRLAPSTEDVAALAGPVLKHRMALTFAARADGLNVDRLIARLAAEAA is encoded by the coding sequence ATGACCACGCCAAAGGAAGATGTCACCCAGCTGGCCGCCCGCGCTGACGCCGCCACCGCACGCCTGACCGAGGTCCGCGCCTCCATCGCCCGCTCCATATTCGGCCTTGAAGACGTGGTGGAGCAAGCCTTGTGTGTGCTGCTGTCGGGCGGACACGGGCTTCTGGTCGGCGCGCCGGGCCTTGCCAAGACGCGCCTCGTGCACACGCTGGCCATTGTTACCGGCCTTGATGACAAGCGCGTGCAGTTCACGCCCGACCTGATGCCGGCCGACATTCTGGGCTCTGAAGTTCTCGAAGAAGATGCCGGCGGCAAACGCTCCTTCCGCTTCATACCGGGGCCTGTCTTTACCCGCCTGCTGATGGCAGACGAGATCAACCGGGCAAGCCCGCGCACGCAGGCCGCCCTGCTGCAGGCCATGCAGGAAGGCTTCGTGACCGTCGCTGGCGTGCGCCACGATCTGCCCAAACCCTTCCACGTGCTGGCCACGCAAAACCCGATCGAGCAGGAAGGCACCTATCCGCTGCCCGAAGCCCAGCTTGACCGCTTTGCCATGCAGATCGACGTGCCCTATCCCGACCGCGAGGCCGAGCGCGCCATCCTGATCGCCACTACCGGCACAGCCGAAGATAGCGCGCTGCCGGTTCTCAACGCGCAGGAGCTGACAGAGCTGCAGGCGCTGGTGCGCGCCATGCCGGTGGGCGAGCAGACGCTGAGCGCCATTCTGGACCTTCTGGCCCGCGCCCGCCCGGACGGGTCTGCCGACGCCGAAGTAGCCGACGCGGTTGCCTGGGGGCCGGGGCCGCGCGCCGGTCAGGCGCTGATGCTGGCCGTGCGCGCAAGGGCGCTGGTTCAGGGCCGCCTCGCGCCCTCGACCGAAGACGTCGCGGCGCTGGCCGGACCAGTCCTCAAACACCGCATGGCGCTGACATTTGCTGCGCGCGCTGACGGGCTGAATGTCGACCGGCTTATCGCCCGCCTTGCCGCCGAGGCGGCCTGA
- a CDS encoding CCA tRNA nucleotidyltransferase, with amino-acid sequence MGRMADRLRPEDHPWLTDPAGLAVMDALLAAAPDGARYVGGCVRNALIGAPVSDTDIATVLTPGETMAALEAAGIRAVPTGFEHGTVTAVSGGRGFEVTSLRKDVATDGRRAVVAFSTDWNEDASRRDFRLNAIYAGRDGALFDPAGGIDDALAGRVRFIGEPAARIEEDYLRILRFYRFHAWYARTPLDAEGHAACTALRAGLRQLSAERVWMELKKLLAAPDPRAALEAMQEGNVLNEVLPDSIDFNLFLSIHSLETQESRPVDPLLRVAAFLAGGDAMRVDALCDTMKVSNAERTRLVAAARRVGVHPGMDRMALRAALYEQGRRAVEDQLMLAAARGEGRRDALSRDLDAVSRWQRPAFPLKAADLLAAGFEPGPALGRLMKQLEARWVEADFVLNRADLLAIARKEGGV; translated from the coding sequence ATGGGGCGCATGGCTGACCGGCTAAGGCCGGAAGATCACCCTTGGCTGACCGATCCGGCCGGGCTGGCGGTCATGGATGCCCTGCTGGCGGCCGCTCCGGACGGCGCGCGCTATGTCGGCGGGTGTGTGCGCAACGCGCTGATCGGCGCGCCGGTGAGCGATACCGATATCGCGACAGTGTTGACGCCGGGCGAAACCATGGCCGCGCTGGAGGCTGCAGGTATCCGGGCTGTTCCGACGGGTTTCGAGCACGGGACGGTTACCGCGGTGTCCGGCGGGCGGGGCTTTGAGGTCACCAGCCTGCGCAAGGATGTCGCCACTGATGGCCGCCGCGCGGTCGTTGCTTTCTCGACCGACTGGAACGAGGATGCGAGCCGGCGCGATTTCCGTCTGAATGCCATCTATGCCGGCCGTGACGGCGCGCTTTTCGATCCTGCTGGCGGGATTGACGATGCGCTTGCGGGGCGTGTCCGCTTTATCGGTGAACCCGCGGCACGTATCGAAGAAGACTATCTGCGGATATTGCGCTTTTACCGCTTCCACGCCTGGTATGCGCGCACGCCTCTCGATGCGGAAGGTCATGCGGCGTGCACTGCCTTGCGGGCCGGATTGCGCCAGCTGTCTGCCGAACGGGTGTGGATGGAGCTGAAGAAATTGCTGGCTGCGCCCGACCCGCGCGCGGCTCTCGAAGCGATGCAGGAAGGCAACGTTCTTAACGAAGTGTTACCGGATTCTATCGACTTCAACCTTTTCTTAAGCATACACTCCCTTGAGACGCAGGAATCCCGTCCGGTCGATCCGTTACTGAGGGTGGCGGCGTTCCTGGCGGGGGGAGACGCTATGAGGGTAGACGCGCTCTGCGACACCATGAAGGTGTCAAACGCTGAACGGACGCGGCTCGTCGCTGCCGCCCGGCGCGTGGGCGTGCACCCTGGCATGGACCGTATGGCGCTGCGTGCTGCCCTCTATGAGCAGGGACGCCGGGCGGTGGAGGATCAGCTCATGCTGGCGGCTGCGCGCGGTGAGGGCCGCCGTGATGCGCTCTCACGCGATCTCGATGCCGTGAGCCGCTGGCAGCGCCCGGCCTTTCCGCTCAAAGCCGCCGATCTTCTTGCGGCAGGGTTTGAGCCCGGCCCTGCGCTTGGCCGGCTGATGAAACAGCTGGAAGCGCGCTGGGTCGAAGCCGATTTCGTGCTCAACCGGGCAGACCTGCTGGCCATAGCGCGCAAGGAGGGGGGTGTCTGA
- a CDS encoding PaaI family thioesterase: MQDGQDRAELQALRADEARPAPLVDAALFREIVKMQPFTSWTGLEIVRVEYGYVETRMTLRHDDMVQHHGFLHGGLIAFLADNVSAYAAATTIGDVLTAQFSVNYLSPGIGEAFVARGHVVKAGKRQVVTRADIFAANAGEEKLIAVASAVILPAGAAALDRPPAKSAG, from the coding sequence ATGCAGGACGGTCAGGACAGGGCGGAATTGCAGGCGCTTCGCGCAGATGAGGCGCGCCCGGCACCGCTGGTGGACGCAGCGCTGTTTCGCGAAATCGTGAAAATGCAGCCCTTTACCAGCTGGACCGGGCTGGAAATCGTCCGGGTGGAATATGGCTATGTTGAAACCCGCATGACATTGCGCCATGACGACATGGTCCAGCATCATGGCTTCCTGCATGGCGGGTTGATCGCCTTTCTGGCTGACAATGTCAGCGCCTATGCCGCCGCCACGACAATTGGCGATGTGCTGACGGCCCAGTTCTCGGTGAACTATCTCTCGCCCGGCATAGGCGAGGCGTTTGTGGCGCGCGGGCACGTCGTGAAGGCGGGCAAACGCCAGGTGGTCACGCGCGCCGACATCTTCGCCGCAAACGCCGGGGAGGAGAAGCTGATCGCCGTTGCCAGCGCGGTCATTTTGCCGGCCGGGGCCGCGGCACTGGACCGCCCGCCTGCCAAATCGGCAGGCTGA
- a CDS encoding CoA pyrophosphatase produces the protein MLDDPYHVNSLVERLSRALDPVEGSPPVPARGDGDLNGAPSPTGRALRPAAVLAPLVMRETGLSVVLTRRADHLSSHAGQISFPGGRLNMGEEAADAALRETEEEIGLPRSNVRLIGRFDPYETVTGFQITPFVGLVDARARFRADPGEVAEIFETPFDFLMNPANHVLEERMFAGQLRRYYAMPHEGRYIWGATAGLLKALADRFNTFR, from the coding sequence ATGCTGGACGATCCATACCATGTGAACAGCCTTGTGGAGCGTCTCAGCCGGGCGCTTGACCCGGTTGAGGGTTCGCCGCCTGTGCCTGCGCGCGGGGATGGCGATCTGAACGGTGCGCCGTCGCCCACTGGCCGGGCCTTGCGTCCGGCGGCGGTGCTGGCCCCGCTGGTCATGCGCGAGACGGGGCTGAGTGTCGTGCTGACCCGGCGTGCCGATCATCTGTCGTCTCATGCCGGCCAGATCAGCTTTCCGGGCGGGCGGCTGAATATGGGGGAGGAAGCGGCTGATGCGGCCTTGCGCGAGACAGAAGAGGAAATCGGCCTGCCACGCTCCAACGTAAGGCTGATTGGCCGGTTTGACCCTTATGAGACCGTAACCGGGTTCCAGATCACGCCTTTTGTGGGTCTGGTTGATGCACGCGCACGGTTTCGCGCCGATCCGGGCGAGGTTGCAGAAATCTTCGAAACGCCGTTCGACTTTCTGATGAATCCTGCCAACCATGTGCTCGAAGAGCGCATGTTTGCCGGACAGCTGCGCCGATACTACGCCATGCCCCATGAAGGGCGCTATATCTGGGGGGCTACGGCCGGGCTGCTGAAGGCGCTGGCCGACCGGTTCAATACGTTCCGCTAA
- a CDS encoding sulfotransferase: MLQPRQDDPLAGLYNAVSREDLLAMSVEARALVNAGPDLGSRWSEVAGIMNEAGDIASLLGACHKLVEQVPDDVQSHIWLASAYAFGGDHRSALQTLQPLLAANPRDAGLNRRVGRILLDLGLTSEAQTLFRTALASNGMDALAWEGLVKAKTFVPGEDDLAQLEQARVSVGEGVSARDRGILSYALAKAYEDIGEYDIASRRVAEAAAFYRASAPFDVDQHEEGVRRILDVYDSSFTGANEEAGLIDSRPVFIIAPPSCGASWLASVLSAPSDVAALPRTNSLFWMSAAPLGDQTREHLMAALSAPGEGNVLTGVGAAYLEYAQELLGDVRRWIDPTSLSELAGGAIGLCLPAARFVRISRDPLDQAWSILKTRYQRARHWTYHADDIARVLAAHNRLVAHWETLFPGRFLTVRYEDLAADTENEVRRIAFFTGVDADIAADAAVQMRGVLEADPAGVHQRAGARIDPVREALLRAGFTLG, encoded by the coding sequence ATGCTTCAGCCGCGACAGGATGACCCGCTTGCGGGCCTGTATAATGCTGTCTCGCGCGAGGACCTGCTCGCCATGTCTGTCGAGGCGCGCGCGCTCGTCAATGCGGGTCCTGATCTGGGTTCGCGCTGGAGCGAGGTCGCCGGTATAATGAACGAGGCGGGCGATATCGCCAGCCTGCTCGGTGCTTGCCACAAGCTGGTCGAGCAGGTGCCCGATGATGTGCAGTCCCATATCTGGCTGGCGAGCGCCTATGCCTTTGGCGGTGACCACCGTTCAGCATTGCAGACCCTGCAGCCCTTGTTGGCGGCCAATCCGCGTGATGCCGGACTGAACCGGCGTGTCGGGCGCATATTGCTGGATCTGGGCCTGACAAGCGAAGCGCAGACCCTGTTCCGGACGGCGCTTGCCTCCAACGGCATGGACGCGCTGGCCTGGGAGGGGCTGGTGAAAGCCAAGACCTTCGTGCCGGGCGAAGACGATCTGGCCCAGCTTGAGCAGGCGCGTGTGTCCGTCGGCGAGGGTGTCAGCGCGCGTGACAGGGGCATCTTGTCCTATGCGCTGGCGAAAGCTTACGAGGATATTGGCGAGTACGATATCGCCTCGCGCCGCGTCGCAGAGGCGGCCGCCTTCTACCGTGCCTCGGCTCCATTTGACGTGGACCAGCATGAGGAGGGGGTAAGGCGGATACTGGATGTGTATGATTCCAGTTTCACGGGCGCCAATGAAGAGGCGGGGCTGATCGACAGCCGGCCCGTCTTCATCATCGCACCGCCATCATGCGGGGCGAGCTGGCTGGCCTCAGTGCTTTCCGCGCCATCCGATGTGGCGGCCCTGCCGCGGACCAACTCGCTGTTCTGGATGAGCGCTGCACCGCTGGGCGATCAGACGCGCGAACACCTTATGGCAGCCCTGTCAGCGCCGGGAGAGGGCAATGTGCTGACCGGGGTGGGCGCGGCATATTTGGAATACGCGCAGGAGCTTCTGGGCGATGTGCGCCGCTGGATTGATCCGACATCGCTGAGCGAACTGGCCGGCGGCGCCATCGGACTTTGCCTGCCTGCTGCGCGGTTCGTGCGCATAAGCCGCGACCCGCTCGATCAGGCATGGTCGATCCTGAAAACGCGCTATCAGCGCGCCCGGCACTGGACCTATCATGCAGATGATATTGCCCGCGTACTGGCCGCCCACAACCGGCTGGTGGCGCACTGGGAAACCCTGTTTCCGGGCCGCTTCCTGACGGTGCGCTATGAAGATCTGGCTGCCGATACCGAAAACGAGGTGCGCCGGATCGCGTTCTTTACCGGCGTCGATGCCGACATTGCCGCTGATGCCGCCGTGCAAATGCGCGGCGTGCTGGAAGCCGACCCTGCAGGTGTGCACCAGCGTGCCGGCGCACGGATCGATCCGGTTCGCGAGGCTTTGCTGCGGGCCGGGTTTACGCTGGGCTAG
- a CDS encoding DUF1285 domain-containing protein produces the protein MQSLLKAARDAGTGLPPVDRWHPEYCGEMDMVIRRDGSWWHEGTRIGREALVRLFARILRKDEDGETYLVTPGEKIRITVEAGHFLAVRMDVLGEGREQKLVFTTDHDETIIAGPDHPLRIAFGEDGEPEPYVHVRGRLEALLTRPVFYEMANLAVEGQAPDGRKATGVWSDGVFVPLDRG, from the coding sequence ATGCAGTCCCTGCTCAAGGCGGCACGTGACGCCGGCACGGGGCTGCCGCCGGTTGACCGCTGGCATCCCGAATATTGCGGCGAGATGGATATGGTCATCCGCCGCGATGGCAGCTGGTGGCATGAAGGCACGCGCATTGGCCGCGAGGCTCTGGTGCGCCTGTTTGCGCGTATCTTGCGCAAGGACGAGGATGGCGAGACCTATCTTGTCACGCCGGGGGAGAAAATCCGCATCACGGTGGAGGCCGGTCATTTTCTGGCCGTGCGTATGGATGTGCTGGGCGAGGGCAGGGAACAGAAGCTGGTCTTTACCACCGACCATGACGAGACAATCATTGCCGGGCCGGACCATCCCTTGCGCATTGCCTTTGGCGAAGACGGAGAGCCGGAACCCTATGTGCATGTGCGCGGGCGGCTGGAAGCCCTGCTGACGCGGCCTGTCTTCTACGAGATGGCCAATCTGGCTGTTGAGGGGCAGGCGCCCGATGGCCGCAAGGCCACAGGAGTCTGGAGTGACGGTGTGTTCGTGCCGCTGGACCGGGGCTGA
- a CDS encoding DUF4159 domain-containing protein: MFSVGPLGFAAPFALIALIALPLLWLLLRATPPAPRHVVFAPLRLLQRLAQTPQTPQSAPWWLILFRLMAATIIILALAQPVWRPADTRSIDAPLLLVVDNGWQSAASWPRTLVQARAYAQAAAADGRQAAILLTASAEPPEFTAASTIQSRLEAASPHGWVPDRAAARDALLAALESGAAPSRFETRWLGDGIAGEGDAAFARALSERGRLTLSLPGAQDEIVALVGVNAAADGFEAHLLRSGSGATRQIDVSAIGQDGQVIARAQARFDDAVSTASASARLPLDLRNRVRSVRLEGVSSAGAVHLLDDSWQRPRIALIEPEGGDNRQPLLSDLHYASQALAPHAELVRGPLEQVLEDEPSGLVMVDPARSEDPALAEFVEGGGVLIRFAGPRLAARSDDLLPVQLRAGGRLLGGALNWEEPQRIAPFADDSPFAGLSVSEDASVRSQVLAQPEADLDRRVWARLEDGTPLVTADRRGEGWIVLFHVTAGPDWSDLPLTGTFPAMLRRVIALAEGAGAGGAGSDGSWQIERALDGFGRLGAPTGQPRAIPASDFGATAPSPDTPPGIWQLGAANAALNATGPGTRLDPIARNLPGALYEIRDGLREQRLAGPLLAIALLMLLADIIIALAFAGRLPAIRASRTMAGLGVMLAVSLASPPALEAQDTQADTAEALDRALVVRFGYIRTGNAETDRISEAGLAALSSEVTRRSSIEPEAPRGIDPDEDELIFFPLIYWPVSADARPVSEAAAASINTYLRSGGMIIFDTRDGGAGTRGGAHPGLEQVMQGLEIPSLERAGEDHVLGRTFYLLRDLPGRMAGGDVWVESNPDGTARDGVSGIIIGSADWAGAWARGENGIPLRPVEGGERQREMAYRVGVNIAMYALTGNYKTDQVHVPAILERLGQGGRRSAPRPLEP, from the coding sequence ATGTTCAGCGTCGGGCCGTTAGGTTTTGCAGCTCCTTTCGCGCTGATCGCGCTTATTGCCCTGCCGCTTTTATGGTTGCTCCTGCGCGCGACACCGCCTGCTCCGCGCCACGTGGTCTTCGCGCCCTTGCGCCTGTTGCAGCGTCTGGCGCAGACGCCCCAGACACCGCAGAGCGCGCCCTGGTGGCTTATTCTGTTCCGCCTCATGGCCGCCACCATCATTATTCTGGCGCTGGCCCAGCCGGTCTGGCGCCCTGCCGACACGCGCAGCATTGATGCCCCGCTGCTTCTGGTCGTCGATAATGGCTGGCAGAGCGCGGCCAGCTGGCCGCGCACGCTGGTGCAGGCACGCGCCTATGCACAGGCCGCCGCGGCAGACGGGCGGCAGGCGGCGATCCTTCTGACCGCCAGCGCAGAACCACCCGAATTTACCGCCGCCAGCACGATCCAGTCCCGGCTGGAGGCTGCAAGCCCGCACGGCTGGGTACCTGACCGCGCAGCAGCGCGTGACGCGCTTCTGGCCGCACTGGAGAGCGGTGCAGCGCCCTCCCGCTTCGAAACACGCTGGCTTGGCGACGGTATTGCCGGCGAGGGTGACGCGGCCTTTGCGCGCGCTCTCTCGGAACGTGGACGGCTGACACTCAGCCTGCCCGGCGCGCAGGATGAGATTGTGGCGCTGGTCGGCGTCAATGCGGCAGCCGACGGGTTTGAAGCGCACCTGTTGAGATCTGGCAGCGGCGCAACACGCCAGATTGACGTCAGCGCCATCGGCCAGGACGGGCAGGTCATTGCCCGCGCGCAAGCCCGCTTCGATGACGCAGTCAGCACCGCCTCCGCATCGGCGCGCCTGCCGCTGGATTTGCGCAACCGGGTGCGCTCGGTCCGGCTGGAAGGGGTAAGCTCGGCAGGCGCGGTCCATTTGCTCGACGATAGCTGGCAGCGCCCGCGCATCGCCCTGATCGAACCGGAAGGCGGCGATAACCGTCAGCCGCTATTGTCCGATCTGCACTATGCCAGCCAGGCCCTCGCCCCCCATGCAGAGCTGGTGCGCGGGCCGCTGGAGCAGGTACTCGAAGACGAACCCTCCGGCCTTGTCATGGTCGATCCGGCCCGCAGTGAAGACCCGGCTCTGGCCGAATTTGTGGAAGGCGGCGGCGTGTTGATCCGCTTTGCCGGTCCGCGTCTGGCTGCGCGCAGTGATGATCTGCTGCCCGTCCAGCTGCGTGCAGGCGGGCGCCTGCTGGGCGGGGCACTGAACTGGGAAGAGCCCCAACGCATCGCCCCCTTCGCCGATGACAGCCCGTTTGCGGGCCTCTCTGTCAGCGAGGATGCCAGCGTGCGCAGTCAGGTACTGGCCCAGCCCGAAGCCGATCTCGACCGCCGCGTCTGGGCGCGTCTGGAAGACGGCACCCCGCTTGTCACGGCTGACAGGCGCGGAGAGGGCTGGATCGTCCTGTTTCACGTCACCGCCGGGCCGGACTGGTCTGACCTGCCGCTGACCGGCACCTTCCCGGCCATGCTGCGCCGGGTGATCGCGCTGGCCGAAGGGGCTGGCGCGGGCGGCGCGGGCAGTGATGGCAGCTGGCAGATTGAACGCGCGCTGGACGGGTTTGGACGCCTTGGCGCCCCCACCGGCCAGCCGCGTGCCATTCCCGCCAGCGATTTTGGGGCAACCGCCCCGTCGCCGGACACGCCGCCGGGCATCTGGCAGCTCGGCGCAGCCAACGCGGCGCTCAACGCCACCGGCCCCGGCACCCGCCTTGATCCGATTGCCCGCAACCTGCCCGGCGCGCTCTATGAGATCCGCGACGGGCTGCGCGAACAGCGCCTTGCCGGCCCGCTCCTCGCCATCGCCCTCTTAATGCTGCTGGCCGATATCATCATCGCGCTGGCCTTTGCCGGACGCCTGCCAGCGATACGCGCATCGAGGACCATGGCAGGGCTTGGCGTCATGCTGGCCGTATCGCTTGCCTCTCCGCCAGCGCTTGAGGCGCAGGACACCCAGGCGGACACCGCCGAGGCGCTCGACCGCGCGCTGGTTGTACGCTTTGGCTATATCCGCACAGGTAACGCGGAAACAGACCGGATCAGCGAGGCGGGGCTGGCCGCGCTGTCATCGGAAGTGACCCGTCGCAGCTCCATCGAGCCGGAAGCCCCGCGCGGCATCGACCCCGACGAGGACGAGCTGATCTTCTTCCCGCTGATCTACTGGCCCGTCAGCGCCGATGCCCGCCCGGTCTCCGAGGCGGCAGCGGCCAGCATCAACACCTATCTGCGCTCCGGCGGAATGATCATTTTCGATACGCGTGATGGCGGCGCGGGCACGCGCGGCGGCGCGCATCCCGGTCTTGAACAGGTCATGCAGGGGCTGGAAATCCCTTCACTGGAACGCGCCGGCGAGGACCATGTGCTGGGCCGCACCTTCTACCTCCTGCGCGATCTGCCCGGACGCATGGCGGGCGGCGATGTCTGGGTGGAGTCCAATCCGGACGGCACGGCCCGCGACGGGGTATCGGGCATCATCATCGGATCGGCCGACTGGGCCGGGGCCTGGGCGCGCGGCGAGAACGGCATACCGCTTCGGCCCGTAGAGGGCGGCGAGCGTCAGCGCGAGATGGCCTACCGGGTTGGCGTGAACATCGCCATGTACGCGCTCACCGGCAATTACAAGACTGATCAGGTGCATGTGCCCGCCATCCTTGAGCGCCTCGGACAGGGAGGCCGGCGCAGCGCGCCCCGGCCGCTGGAACCATGA
- the hemF gene encoding oxygen-dependent coproporphyrinogen oxidase translates to MSSQTAPSPIAAATLEIRREEARIWFEGLRDRICAAFEALEDEAPADLYPGEPGRFELTPWKRGDGAEDLGGGVMGMMRGRLFEKVGVHCSTVYGSFSPDFAKHVRGASEDPRFFATGISLIAHMRNPHVPAVHMNTRFITTTLSWFGGGMDLNPTQDYQRSEAFEDAKDFHAAAKEACDAHDPAYFAKFKKWCDEYFWLKHRSEPRGVGGIFYDHLDSGNHDADFAFTRDVGEAFLEIYPEIVARRMDTPWTEADREEQLIRRGRYAEFNLLYDRGTKFGLETGGNVTSILSSMPPEAKWP, encoded by the coding sequence ATGTCCTCCCAGACCGCCCCCTCCCCGATTGCCGCCGCCACGCTGGAGATCCGGCGCGAGGAAGCCCGCATCTGGTTTGAGGGATTGCGCGACCGGATCTGCGCGGCGTTCGAAGCCCTGGAGGATGAAGCGCCTGCCGATCTCTATCCCGGCGAGCCCGGTCGTTTCGAACTGACGCCCTGGAAACGCGGCGACGGGGCTGAGGATCTGGGCGGCGGCGTCATGGGCATGATGCGCGGGCGGTTGTTTGAGAAAGTCGGGGTCCATTGCTCCACCGTCTATGGCAGTTTTTCGCCGGACTTCGCCAAGCATGTAAGGGGCGCAAGCGAAGACCCGCGCTTTTTCGCCACCGGCATCTCGCTGATTGCCCATATGCGCAATCCGCACGTCCCGGCAGTTCACATGAATACGCGCTTCATCACCACGACATTGAGCTGGTTTGGCGGCGGCATGGACCTCAACCCGACACAGGACTATCAGCGCAGCGAAGCCTTTGAGGATGCGAAAGACTTCCACGCCGCCGCGAAGGAAGCCTGCGACGCCCACGACCCGGCCTATTTCGCTAAGTTCAAGAAATGGTGCGACGAGTATTTCTGGCTGAAGCACCGTTCTGAGCCGCGCGGCGTGGGCGGGATTTTCTACGACCATCTCGACAGCGGGAACCACGATGCTGATTTCGCCTTCACCCGCGATGTCGGCGAGGCATTTCTGGAGATTTATCCCGAAATCGTGGCCCGGCGCATGGATACGCCGTGGACCGAAGCTGATCGTGAAGAACAGCTGATCCGGCGCGGGCGCTATGCGGAGTTCAACCTGCTTTACGACCGGGGTACGAAATTCGGGCTGGAGACCGGAGGCAATGTAACCTCGATCCTGTCATCCATGCCGCCGGAGGCCAAATGGCCGTAG
- a CDS encoding TetR/AcrR family transcriptional regulator, whose translation MSGTPSTRERLIATAARLFQERGYAATGLNDVLAQAGAPKGSLYHHFPDGKEGLAVAAALMAGERFLATIHKDAGDSADSADMLIRFAGRLAGWLEQSGFRLGCPVATLTLEQAAVSQNLATTFSAVFSSWQDALAQRLQSDGIGAARSQELAQLALSAIEGSLILARAQRSIAPLTQTAETLAGIFASEAGASPA comes from the coding sequence GTGAGCGGGACGCCATCCACACGCGAACGCCTGATCGCTACCGCCGCGCGCCTGTTTCAGGAGCGCGGCTATGCGGCAACCGGCCTGAATGACGTGCTCGCCCAGGCGGGCGCACCCAAAGGATCGCTCTACCACCACTTTCCCGACGGCAAGGAAGGGCTCGCCGTAGCGGCCGCCCTGATGGCGGGGGAGCGTTTTCTGGCAACGATTCACAAGGATGCTGGCGATAGTGCGGACAGCGCGGACATGCTCATCCGCTTTGCCGGCCGGCTTGCCGGATGGCTGGAGCAGTCCGGCTTCCGGCTGGGCTGCCCAGTCGCCACCCTGACGCTGGAACAGGCGGCCGTATCGCAAAACCTCGCCACCACATTCTCGGCCGTCTTTTCAAGCTGGCAGGATGCGCTGGCGCAAAGGCTGCAGTCCGATGGTATCGGCGCGGCCCGCTCTCAGGAGCTGGCGCAACTGGCGCTCAGCGCCATCGAAGGCTCGCTGATCCTGGCGCGCGCGCAGCGCAGCATTGCGCCGCTGACCCAGACCGCTGAAACACTCGCCGGCATCTTCGCCAGCGAGGCGGGTGCTAGCCCAGCGTAA